In the Heteronotia binoei isolate CCM8104 ecotype False Entrance Well chromosome 13, APGP_CSIRO_Hbin_v1, whole genome shotgun sequence genome, one interval contains:
- the LOC132581676 gene encoding adiponectin receptor protein 1-like: MEPLKERARWYAGYRGEEALEERRPLLQEDSIQDGVEMGVEPTGWGSDDPDLEEEEEEEVGDSDPVRVLMLPLQAHHAMEKMEEFVLKVWEGRWRVIPYDVLPDWLKDNDFLLHGHRPPMPSFRACFRSIFRLHTETGNIWTHLLGFLFFLVLGIGYMFSPNMNYVAPIQERVVFGMFFLGAILCLCFSWLFHTVYCHSEKVSRTFSKLDYSGIALLTMGSFVPWLYYSFYCSPQPRLIYLIIICVLGITAIMVSQWDHFATPQYRAVRAGVFLGLGLSGLVPTLHFMIAEGFIKATTVGQIGWLFLMAVLYILGVALYAARIPERFFPGKCDIWFHSHQIFHVLVVAAACVHLHGVSQLQAFRSSLGGSCTENTVL, encoded by the exons ATGGAGCCCCTGAAGGAGAGGGCCAGGTGGTATGCAGGGTACCGGGGGGAGGAGGCCCTGGAAGAAAGGAGACCCTTACTGCAGGAAGACAGCATCCAG GATGGTGTTGAGATGGGGGTTGAGCCCACAGGTTGgggttctgatgaccctgacctggaggaggaggaggaggaggaagtgggcgACTCGGATCCTGTTCGGGTTCTGATGCTCCCACTTCAGGCTCATCATGCCAtggagaagatggaagaatttgtCTTGAAG GTTTGGGAGGGCCGCTGGCGTGTCATCCCGTACGACGTCCTGCCCGATTGGCTGAAGGACAACGACTTTCTCTTGCACGGCCATCGACCGCCCATGCCCTCATTCCGCGCCTGTTTCCGCAGCATCTTCCGCCtccacacagagacaggcaacatCTGGACACACCTGCTTG GATTCCTCTTCTTCCTGGTCTTGGGCATCGGTTACATGTTCAGCCCCAACATGAACTATGTGGCTCCGATTCAGGAACGCGTGGTCTTTGGCATGTTCTTCTTGGGAGCCATTCTTTGCCTCTGCTTCTCCTGGCTGTTCCACACCGTCTATTGCCATTCCGAGAAGGTCTCCCGCACCTTCTCCAA GTTGGATTACTCTGGAATCGCCCTACTGACCATGGGCAGTTTCGTCCCCTGGCTGTATTATTCCTTCTACTGCTCGCCACAACCCCGCCTCATCTACCTCATCATCATCTGTGTGCTGGGCATCACAGCCATCATGGTATCACAGTGGGACCACTTTGCTACACCGCAGTACCGAGCTGTCCGGGCAG GAGTCTTTCTAGGTCTCGGCCTGAGTGGGTTGGTGCCCACCCTCCATTTCATGATTGCTGAGGGATTCATCAAGGCTACAACAGTGGGGCAGATTGGGTGGCTGTTCCTCATGGCTGTCCTCTACATCTTGGGAGTGGCCCTGTACGCGGCCCGCATCCCTGAACGCTTCTTCCCGGGGAAATGTGACATATGG TTCCACTCCCACCAGATCTTCCACGTGCTGGTGGTAGCAGCGGCCTGCGTCCATCTACACGGCGTCTCCCAGCTGCAGGCGTTCCGCTCCTCCCTGGGGGGCAGCTGTACCGAGAACACTGTGCTCTGA